The proteins below come from a single Argentina anserina chromosome 1, drPotAnse1.1, whole genome shotgun sequence genomic window:
- the LOC126804982 gene encoding protein OXIDATIVE STRESS 3-like, with protein sequence MDSMESSSSCSSSSDLVDDASSSSSSSSNGPLYELSELMVHLPIRRGLSKYYQGKSQSFTSLGGVKSLDDLAKKVAAPYRRKRKPCKSYGGGLDNGHKSYNTSPKAIISKKAISRGSFLYSK encoded by the exons ATGGACTCCATGGAGTCATCCTCTTCGTGTTCGTCTTCATCTGATTTGGTTGATGatgcatcttcttcttcatcatcttcttcaaatgGACCTCTTTATGAATTGTCTGAGCTCATGGTTCATCTTCCTATAAG GAGAGGTTTATCAAAGTACTATCAAGGAAAGTCGCAATCTTTCACATCGCTGGGAGGAGTGAAGAGCTTGGATGATCTTGCAAAGAAGGTGGCAGCTCCTTATAGAAGGAAAAGGAAGCCATGCAAGAGCTATGGAGGTGGTTTAGATAATGGTCACAAATCTTATAATACTAGTCCCAAAGCCATTATCTCAAAGAAAGCTATTTCAAGGGGTTCTTTCTTATATTCCAAGTAG